Proteins from a single region of Prosthecobacter vanneervenii:
- a CDS encoding amidohydrolase family protein, whose translation MIIDVHSHAWNFPADFSDDFIQQAGRARPGVKVDISASYDAYRASAPENTRTIVFGGKARLSGLWVDDQTVADYIAHDPARLIGFLALDPTQEDWEREMRFGHQELGLRGIKLMPMYAGFSPDDPSLEPLWQYAEKNGLPVLLHTGTTFIAQAPLACTLPRLIEPVALKHPELKIILAHLGHPYEGECLVTIRKHANVYADVSALHYRPWQLYNSLMLAQEYGVWHKLLFGTDFPFTTVKASIDGIRQLNDMLEGTKLPRLDVNQIEAMIYRDSLHLLGLDR comes from the coding sequence ATGATCATCGACGTCCACTCCCACGCCTGGAACTTCCCAGCAGACTTTTCAGACGACTTTATCCAGCAGGCTGGTCGCGCACGTCCCGGCGTGAAGGTGGACATCAGCGCCAGCTACGACGCCTACCGCGCCAGCGCTCCCGAAAACACCCGAACCATCGTCTTCGGCGGCAAGGCCAGGCTCAGCGGCCTCTGGGTGGATGACCAGACGGTCGCCGACTACATCGCGCACGATCCCGCCCGGCTCATCGGCTTCCTTGCGCTTGATCCCACGCAGGAAGACTGGGAGCGCGAGATGCGCTTTGGCCACCAAGAGCTGGGCCTGCGCGGCATCAAGCTCATGCCCATGTACGCCGGATTCAGCCCCGATGATCCGAGCCTGGAGCCCCTCTGGCAGTATGCGGAAAAAAACGGCCTGCCCGTGCTGCTGCACACCGGCACCACCTTCATCGCCCAGGCGCCGCTGGCATGCACCCTGCCCCGCCTCATCGAGCCCGTGGCCTTGAAGCACCCGGAATTAAAAATCATCCTCGCCCATCTCGGTCATCCCTATGAGGGCGAATGCCTCGTCACCATCCGCAAGCATGCCAATGTCTATGCCGATGTCAGCGCGCTGCACTACCGCCCTTGGCAGCTATATAACTCTCTCATGCTCGCCCAGGAGTACGGCGTCTGGCACAAGCTCCTCTTCGGCACCGACTTCCCGTTCACCACGGTGAAGGCTTCCATCGACGGCATCCGCCAGCTCAACGACATGCTCGAAGGCACCAAGCTCCCACGCTTGGATGTGAACCAAATCGAAGCCATGATCTACCGCGACAGCCTCCACCTCCTGGGGCTGGATCGCTGA
- a CDS encoding endonuclease/exonuclease/phosphatase family protein gives MKRWLKRLGIILLGSPLVLAAVMFWNVCHTAIPEPTTFSRVTPPSSYQPQRLRVVTWNLWGILWKTPRRAERMQVIAREIVKMKPDIVGFQEVFVQADRELLASALRETGLPYARYFPSGLVGSGLLLVSRYPIESDGFIRYADGGRPEAVHHGDWWAGKGLSLSTLQLPDGTLLYLANTHMHARYQGQYHATQLSQGRQLIPWAKRVKETGAPALWLGDWNNKPDNDVLVPLAEAGGWNLLTPDKAAIDHIFGSGDAWQWHVLGYGKVKGFLQSDLKVPWSDHAARWIEVELHKRP, from the coding sequence ATGAAACGCTGGCTCAAGCGCCTCGGCATCATCCTGCTTGGCTCACCGCTCGTTCTCGCGGCGGTGATGTTCTGGAACGTATGCCACACCGCCATACCAGAACCCACCACCTTCAGCAGAGTCACACCTCCATCCAGCTACCAGCCGCAGCGCCTGCGCGTCGTCACCTGGAATCTCTGGGGCATACTCTGGAAGACACCCCGCCGTGCCGAACGCATGCAGGTCATTGCGAGGGAGATCGTGAAGATGAAACCGGACATCGTCGGTTTTCAGGAGGTATTTGTCCAGGCAGACCGCGAACTGCTCGCCTCAGCCCTGCGGGAAACCGGCCTGCCGTATGCGCGTTATTTCCCCAGCGGCCTCGTCGGCAGCGGGCTGCTGCTGGTCAGCCGCTATCCCATCGAGTCAGACGGCTTCATCCGCTACGCCGATGGCGGCCGCCCCGAAGCAGTGCATCATGGCGACTGGTGGGCGGGCAAGGGCCTTTCCCTTTCGACCCTGCAGCTTCCGGACGGCACGCTGCTCTATCTCGCCAACACCCACATGCACGCGCGTTATCAGGGGCAGTATCATGCCACTCAACTCTCCCAGGGCCGCCAGCTCATCCCCTGGGCCAAACGCGTCAAAGAAACCGGCGCACCCGCCCTCTGGCTGGGCGACTGGAACAACAAGCCTGACAACGACGTGCTCGTGCCGCTGGCCGAAGCAGGCGGCTGGAATCTCCTCACGCCTGACAAAGCCGCCATCGACCACATCTTCGGCAGCGGCGATGCCTGGCAGTGGCACGTACTTGGCTACGGCAAAGTGAAAGGCTTCCTCCAGAGCGATCTCAAGGTTCCCTGGAGCGATCACGCCGCACGCTGGATTGAAGTCGAGCTGCACAAGCGCCCCTGA
- a CDS encoding dihydrodipicolinate synthase family protein: protein MTSPKHPLHGVLPVFQTPWHADETLDLETLEREISWLYDCGSHGIVMAMVSETLRLDSEEREQLAAAACRFGKARGAVVISVGAESSKTAERYAKHAESVGADAVMAIPPVSIGIGESELLAYYTRIITAIQIPVIVQDASGYVGKPMPIAMQARLLDEFGPERVQYKPEASPIGPKLSELRDATQGRARVFEGTGGIALVDSFKRGVVGTMPGADLIRGLVPLWKALTAGDTEKADRIHGPLSALISMQTSLDGFLAVEKHLLVRQGIFKNTLVRGPVGFKLDDETRREVDRQFDRMIAAAS, encoded by the coding sequence ATGACCTCCCCCAAACACCCACTCCACGGCGTCCTGCCCGTCTTCCAAACCCCGTGGCATGCCGATGAAACCCTCGACCTCGAAACGCTCGAGCGCGAGATCTCCTGGCTCTATGACTGCGGCTCCCACGGCATCGTCATGGCCATGGTCTCCGAAACCCTCCGCCTCGACAGCGAGGAGCGCGAGCAGCTCGCCGCCGCCGCATGCCGCTTTGGCAAAGCACGCGGAGCCGTCGTCATCAGCGTGGGTGCAGAATCCTCCAAGACCGCCGAGCGTTATGCAAAGCACGCCGAGAGCGTCGGTGCCGATGCCGTCATGGCCATCCCGCCCGTCTCCATCGGCATCGGCGAGAGCGAGTTACTTGCCTACTACACCCGCATCATCACAGCCATCCAGATTCCCGTCATCGTTCAGGACGCCAGCGGCTATGTGGGCAAGCCCATGCCCATCGCCATGCAGGCGCGGCTGCTCGATGAGTTCGGCCCCGAACGTGTGCAGTACAAGCCCGAGGCCTCGCCCATCGGCCCCAAGCTCTCCGAACTCCGCGATGCCACCCAGGGCCGCGCCCGCGTCTTCGAAGGCACCGGCGGCATCGCCCTCGTGGATTCTTTCAAGCGTGGCGTCGTGGGCACCATGCCCGGCGCAGATCTCATTCGCGGCCTCGTTCCGCTGTGGAAGGCGCTCACCGCAGGAGACACCGAAAAAGCCGACCGCATCCATGGCCCCCTCTCCGCCCTCATCTCCATGCAGACCAGCCTCGACGGCTTTCTCGCTGTGGAAAAGCATCTCCTTGTCCGCCAGGGCATCTTCAAAAACACCCTCGTCCGCGGCCCCGTGGGCTTCAAACTCGACGATGAAACCAGGCGCGAAGTGGACCGCCAGTTTGACCGCATGATCGCGGCTGCATCATGA
- a CDS encoding SDR family NAD(P)-dependent oxidoreductase, with product MSVLDRFNLTGRRALITGGSRGLGLEMARALGEAGAEVIISGSNAEHLHKACEELRGANIHASALQADLSKPEEAERLCDTLLRDHTPIDILINNVGGRRINTPTEDLALEDWQRILDLNLTQAFILTKRIGGAMIPRQWGRIINIASINALWPGKAMRGRSYETSKGALTMFTKAVAADWAMHGITVNAIAPGPFLTDANKRWIGERPEFEGEVATSIPMGRWGSPEEIGPLALYLASDASSYMTGSVLVIDGGKLLW from the coding sequence ATGTCTGTATTGGATCGCTTCAATCTCACCGGCCGCCGTGCACTCATCACCGGTGGCTCCCGCGGCCTCGGCCTGGAAATGGCACGTGCCCTGGGTGAAGCCGGAGCTGAGGTCATCATCTCAGGCTCAAATGCCGAGCATTTACACAAAGCCTGCGAAGAACTGCGCGGTGCCAATATCCACGCCTCCGCACTCCAGGCCGATCTCTCGAAGCCCGAGGAAGCCGAACGCCTCTGCGACACATTGCTCCGCGATCACACCCCCATCGACATCCTCATCAACAACGTCGGCGGCCGTCGCATCAACACACCCACTGAAGACCTCGCGCTGGAGGACTGGCAGCGCATTCTCGATCTGAATCTCACCCAGGCCTTCATCCTCACCAAGCGCATCGGTGGCGCCATGATCCCGCGCCAGTGGGGCCGCATCATCAACATCGCCTCCATCAATGCCCTCTGGCCGGGCAAGGCCATGCGCGGCCGCAGCTACGAAACCTCCAAAGGCGCTCTCACCATGTTTACCAAAGCCGTCGCCGCCGACTGGGCCATGCACGGCATCACCGTCAACGCCATCGCCCCCGGCCCCTTCCTCACCGATGCCAACAAACGCTGGATCGGTGAGCGCCCCGAGTTTGAAGGCGAAGTGGCCACCAGCATCCCCATGGGCCGCTGGGGCAGCCCCGAGGAGATCGGCCCGCTGGCACTCTACCTTGCCAGCGATGCCAGCAGCTACATGACCGGCAGTGTTCTCGTCATCGACGGCGGCAAGCTGCTGTGGTGA
- a CDS encoding WD40/YVTN/BNR-like repeat-containing protein produces MLCMTVAALSGAEPAATWQQAGWGGGGFYYATVHHPGREGVIYMGGDVNGVYKTEDNGRHWHVINNGIASYAVYAMAVSAREPEVVYAATEEGLSKSVDGGGHWRTLPHTGRKELRITGERKLSIRCIAVDPRDGKVVYAASPGGKIYKSTDGGETWAVSYEKKAAGAADGSLRIQYGKVTGDYFGDFALSVAAPPGAEGIQGIGLTMRGEGVMPKDCFLILKTSSGQAFRSPNLIQSFQTTEMHDVVMKASDFAPDADFVKKHPEAAGTAFTDKDWAQVNRLDFSCSGALPTEAYVVHFGRFFFKHGSGGEITIRDFKADQTMQTFGSVRAGAPPAGPVHSVAIASTDSSLVVAATDDSGLLLSHDAGRTWKHLPTPSKAAHATFDPANADVMYGAFFKNGLMKSTDGGKHWTKISKGILNNSEMLEMAVSPANPNDVHAIGAVDWNGSYYASHDAGASWVRVNKLRTDTKTNPTLDGFNGGTASLSAPRNLSISPHNPKEIFIAANWRPCLSTDGGATWTERSAGADISCITDIRFLHGRTYVTVMDEGTLMSEDGGAIWRQLWPVRHTPGVSGHDWRVSIDEINGATRILSTATPWYKVPTCVIRSEDGGATFQPITTGLPSYTIRPNTMWGQGHPRALAVDPKNPQNIYLGIDGDAVEGRNGGGLFKSQDGGITWSHLPQQPASRRMFYGLVVDPTNSGRLFWGACGANGGVHRSQDGGSTWEHVFKDESFIWNLHSHADGTLYCGGQQLWHSSDQGRTWTQLTHLASKRAIVGIETHPTDPQTMWVSAVSWGNMPDGAIYKTTDGGTTWQDITGGIPYVKPLVLRFNPAAGELWAGGVGLYKIRQ; encoded by the coding sequence ATGCTTTGCATGACAGTGGCTGCGTTGTCCGGAGCAGAACCCGCCGCCACCTGGCAGCAGGCCGGATGGGGTGGCGGAGGCTTTTACTATGCGACCGTTCATCACCCAGGACGCGAAGGTGTCATTTACATGGGAGGTGACGTCAACGGAGTGTACAAAACTGAGGACAACGGCAGGCACTGGCATGTCATCAACAACGGCATTGCCTCCTATGCGGTGTATGCGATGGCCGTGAGTGCGAGAGAGCCCGAGGTGGTCTATGCGGCCACGGAGGAAGGCCTCTCCAAAAGTGTGGATGGCGGCGGGCACTGGCGCACGCTGCCGCATACAGGAAGAAAGGAGCTGCGCATCACCGGTGAACGGAAGCTCAGCATCCGATGCATTGCAGTGGATCCGCGCGATGGCAAGGTGGTCTATGCAGCAAGCCCCGGCGGCAAAATCTACAAGAGCACGGACGGCGGCGAAACGTGGGCTGTCTCGTATGAGAAAAAAGCCGCCGGAGCAGCCGATGGTTCGCTGCGCATTCAGTATGGCAAGGTCACCGGAGACTACTTTGGCGATTTCGCACTGTCCGTGGCGGCCCCGCCAGGCGCCGAAGGCATTCAGGGCATCGGCTTGACGATGAGGGGCGAGGGTGTGATGCCCAAGGACTGCTTTCTCATCCTGAAGACATCCTCCGGCCAGGCCTTTCGAAGCCCAAATCTGATCCAGTCCTTTCAGACGACTGAGATGCACGATGTGGTGATGAAAGCCTCCGACTTCGCACCGGATGCCGACTTCGTGAAAAAACATCCCGAGGCTGCTGGCACGGCATTTACGGACAAAGACTGGGCTCAGGTGAACCGGCTGGATTTCTCCTGCTCCGGCGCACTGCCCACAGAGGCATACGTCGTGCATTTTGGCCGTTTCTTTTTCAAGCACGGCAGCGGCGGCGAGATCACCATCCGTGACTTCAAGGCGGATCAGACGATGCAGACCTTTGGCAGCGTCCGCGCAGGAGCTCCGCCCGCCGGGCCGGTGCACAGTGTGGCCATCGCCAGCACCGACTCATCCCTTGTGGTTGCTGCCACGGATGACTCGGGCCTGCTCCTCAGCCACGATGCAGGCAGGACATGGAAGCACCTGCCCACCCCATCAAAGGCAGCACATGCCACTTTTGATCCGGCCAATGCTGATGTGATGTATGGCGCGTTCTTTAAGAACGGCCTCATGAAGTCCACCGACGGCGGCAAACACTGGACGAAGATTTCCAAAGGCATCCTCAACAACAGCGAGATGCTGGAGATGGCCGTGAGCCCGGCGAATCCGAACGATGTGCATGCCATCGGCGCGGTGGACTGGAATGGCTCCTACTACGCCTCGCACGATGCGGGGGCATCCTGGGTGCGGGTGAACAAGCTGCGAACGGACACCAAGACCAATCCCACACTCGACGGTTTCAACGGCGGCACGGCCAGCCTGAGCGCACCGCGCAATCTTTCCATCAGCCCGCATAACCCGAAGGAGATCTTCATCGCGGCGAACTGGCGTCCCTGTCTCAGCACTGACGGCGGCGCCACCTGGACTGAGCGCTCTGCGGGAGCGGACATCTCATGCATCACTGACATCCGGTTTCTCCATGGCAGAACCTACGTCACCGTCATGGATGAAGGCACCCTTATGTCAGAGGACGGCGGCGCCATCTGGCGTCAGCTCTGGCCGGTCAGGCACACGCCTGGTGTCAGCGGGCATGACTGGCGCGTCTCAATTGACGAGATCAACGGAGCCACGCGCATTCTCAGCACCGCAACACCCTGGTACAAGGTGCCGACTTGTGTGATTCGAAGCGAGGATGGCGGCGCTACTTTCCAACCCATCACCACCGGCCTGCCCAGCTACACCATCCGGCCCAACACCATGTGGGGCCAGGGGCATCCGCGTGCACTTGCCGTGGACCCCAAGAATCCGCAAAACATCTATCTCGGCATTGACGGAGACGCCGTCGAGGGCAGGAACGGCGGCGGTCTTTTCAAATCACAGGATGGCGGCATCACGTGGTCGCATCTGCCGCAGCAGCCTGCCAGCCGCCGCATGTTCTATGGGCTCGTGGTGGATCCCACGAACTCAGGCCGCTTGTTTTGGGGAGCCTGCGGCGCCAATGGCGGCGTGCACCGCAGCCAGGATGGGGGCTCGACCTGGGAGCACGTCTTTAAAGATGAAAGCTTTATCTGGAACCTGCACTCTCATGCAGACGGCACACTCTACTGCGGGGGGCAGCAGCTCTGGCACAGCTCCGACCAAGGCCGCACTTGGACGCAGCTCACCCATCTTGCCAGCAAACGTGCCATCGTGGGAATTGAAACGCATCCGACAGACCCTCAAACGATGTGGGTCTCGGCCGTGAGCTGGGGCAATATGCCCGACGGCGCCATCTATAAAACCACAGATGGCGGCACCACCTGGCAGGACATCACTGGCGGCATCCCATATGTGAAACCGCTCGTCCTGCGCTTCAATCCAGCTGCCGGCGAACTTTGGGCTGGCGGTGTCGGCCTGTACAAAATCAGACAATAA
- a CDS encoding neutral/alkaline non-lysosomal ceramidase N-terminal domain-containing protein: MNRLLLACCFLVVSQIHAGDFRVGAAQVDITPKNGTPLGGYYKFRGSEGVLDPLYAKTMVFEKDGTHAVIVVLDLSGTVRPLVAEMRKVIQEQCGIEGDHVLISGTHTHSGPQQPRGSLMDDITKVNSPAGVSYISALPGLVAQSVKEAKAKLTPAKASVAVGKEDGISFNRRVLREGVKEAIWQPQKLNPATDKPAGPIDPDVGVVAFHGAGADAAPLASFLNFAMHPTSVGGGTKISADYPGVFTRLITERHGLGMISVFANGCCGNINHGDYITGKRRSTLELGTALADAADAAWSKLQPTTAYAPRVRSEQVTLQRRSYTPEQIAKAKDMAANMFTKNYGTVPMAETVCILETEEKKEKNIPLLAEVQVIALSDDLAIVALPGEIFVELGLALKKASPFKTTLIAELANGSIGYIPNRDAYPQGNYEVVSARNEAGSGEKLVEVALRLLSEVKKGK, encoded by the coding sequence ATGAACCGCCTTCTTCTCGCCTGCTGCTTCCTGGTTGTTTCTCAAATCCATGCCGGTGACTTCCGCGTGGGTGCCGCGCAGGTGGACATCACGCCCAAGAACGGCACGCCGCTGGGTGGGTACTACAAGTTCCGTGGTTCGGAGGGTGTGCTGGATCCGCTGTATGCGAAGACGATGGTGTTTGAAAAAGATGGAACGCATGCGGTGATCGTGGTGCTGGATCTCTCGGGCACGGTGCGGCCGCTGGTGGCGGAAATGCGGAAGGTCATCCAGGAGCAGTGTGGCATCGAGGGAGATCATGTGCTCATCTCCGGCACGCACACGCATTCCGGGCCGCAGCAGCCGCGTGGCTCGCTGATGGATGACATCACCAAGGTGAACTCCCCTGCCGGAGTGTCCTACATCAGCGCGCTGCCCGGGCTCGTGGCGCAGTCGGTGAAGGAGGCAAAGGCGAAGCTGACGCCTGCGAAGGCCTCGGTTGCCGTGGGAAAAGAGGATGGCATCAGCTTCAACCGCCGCGTGCTGCGGGAGGGGGTGAAGGAGGCCATCTGGCAGCCGCAGAAGCTCAATCCTGCCACAGACAAGCCGGCGGGACCGATCGATCCCGATGTGGGCGTGGTGGCCTTTCATGGCGCAGGTGCAGATGCCGCGCCGCTGGCCTCGTTTCTGAACTTCGCCATGCATCCCACGTCCGTGGGCGGCGGCACGAAGATCTCGGCGGATTATCCCGGCGTGTTCACACGGCTGATCACCGAGCGCCACGGCCTGGGCATGATTTCCGTTTTCGCCAACGGCTGCTGCGGCAACATCAACCACGGCGACTACATCACTGGCAAACGCCGCAGCACACTGGAGCTGGGCACCGCGCTTGCGGATGCCGCCGATGCCGCGTGGTCCAAACTGCAGCCGACCACGGCCTACGCACCGCGCGTGCGCTCGGAACAGGTGACGCTGCAGCGCCGCAGCTACACGCCGGAGCAGATCGCCAAGGCGAAGGACATGGCGGCCAACATGTTCACGAAGAACTACGGCACCGTGCCGATGGCGGAGACAGTGTGCATTTTGGAGACGGAGGAGAAGAAGGAGAAAAATATCCCGCTGCTGGCCGAGGTGCAGGTCATCGCGCTGAGCGATGATCTCGCCATCGTGGCGCTGCCCGGAGAGATCTTTGTGGAGCTGGGGCTGGCGTTGAAGAAGGCGTCTCCATTTAAAACCACGCTCATCGCCGAGCTGGCAAATGGCAGCATCGGCTACATCCCCAACCGCGACGCCTACCCGCAGGGCAACTATGAAGTGGTCAGCGCCCGCAACGAGGCGGGCAGCGGCGAGAAGCTGGTGGAGGTGGCGCTGAGGCTGCTGAGTGAGGTGAAGAAGGGGAAGTAA
- a CDS encoding DUF3500 domain-containing protein, producing MNTPLIPSASRRDFLSRSAQAAAAGLLGSAFGASSPATSETLVQQLYGSMDEAQRKALCFAWSDPRRLKVDNNWHITPQKIRDVLKPDQQDLVRQIFDKLHSDEYKSEVWRQFDQDNKGDGGFGSASIAIFGQPGTNQFEFVLTGRHCTRRCDGDSEKGAAFGGPIFYGHAAQGFNEKPTHPGNAYWYQAQRANEVFQALDGKQRETALLGESRDEDGSDTVKLSGKIKGLEGISVGDLSADQKDLVKKVLADLLKPFRQSEREESMKYIEAGGFDNLHMAFFKNQDVGKDGVWDVWQIEGPNMVWFFRGDPHVHCWAHIREPKGV from the coding sequence ATGAACACGCCCCTCATTCCTTCGGCCAGCCGCCGTGACTTTCTCTCCCGCAGCGCGCAGGCCGCCGCTGCAGGCCTGCTCGGCTCCGCCTTCGGCGCCAGCTCCCCCGCCACCTCCGAAACCCTCGTCCAGCAGCTCTACGGCAGCATGGACGAGGCCCAGCGCAAGGCCCTCTGCTTTGCCTGGAGCGATCCCCGCCGCCTCAAGGTGGACAACAACTGGCACATCACCCCGCAGAAAATCCGCGACGTGCTGAAGCCCGACCAACAGGACCTCGTGCGCCAGATCTTTGACAAGCTCCACAGCGACGAGTACAAATCCGAAGTCTGGCGTCAGTTTGACCAGGACAACAAAGGAGACGGCGGCTTTGGCAGCGCCTCCATCGCCATCTTTGGCCAGCCCGGCACCAATCAGTTCGAGTTCGTCCTCACCGGCCGCCACTGCACCCGCCGCTGCGATGGCGACAGCGAGAAAGGCGCGGCCTTCGGCGGCCCCATCTTCTACGGCCACGCCGCCCAGGGCTTCAATGAAAAGCCCACCCACCCCGGCAACGCCTACTGGTACCAAGCCCAGCGTGCCAATGAGGTCTTCCAGGCCCTCGATGGCAAGCAGCGCGAGACCGCCCTCCTCGGCGAATCCCGCGACGAAGACGGCAGCGACACCGTCAAGCTCTCCGGCAAGATCAAGGGCCTCGAAGGCATCTCCGTCGGCGATCTCAGCGCCGACCAGAAAGACCTCGTCAAAAAAGTCCTCGCCGATCTGCTGAAACCCTTCCGCCAGTCCGAGCGCGAGGAGTCCATGAAATACATCGAGGCCGGCGGCTTCGACAACCTGCACATGGCCTTCTTCAAAAACCAGGACGTCGGCAAAGACGGCGTCTGGGACGTCTGGCAGATCGAAGGCCCCAACATGGTCTGGTTCTTCCGTGGCGACCCCCACGTCCACTGCTGGGCGCATATCCGGGAGCCGAAGGGTGTGTGA
- a CDS encoding NAD(P)/FAD-dependent oxidoreductase produces the protein MNTEYEVLIIGGGPAGTSTAAILAEYGHKVLVIEREKFPRYHVGESLIPFTFGPLHRLGLIPTMKKSHFMKKFSVSFVQPDGRRSQPFYFYNRYDRDTVAQTWQVMRSEFDHMLMDHARGRGAEVREETTVTQLLKDDNGKVIGVAVKNKDGSTEHLLAKLVIDASGKEAFASVREGWRVGDPYLNKVAVWTYYKGSKREEGIDEGATTIAFVPDKGWFWHIPMHNDMVSVGVVAEGKYLSRDGVRDPKAMFEREIGENQWIKDHLSAGSSTGEYWITSEYSRHSKYGAAPGLLLVGDAFAFLDPVFSSGVMLALKSGVLAGDAVHAALEARDLSPQRFSEYSELMRQGIDNMRKLVYAFYDPNFSFKDVVMKYPDAGDEITDCLSGDVNKDYSSLWKKIREFAPIPDGLPYGVPMAA, from the coding sequence ATGAACACCGAATACGAAGTCCTCATCATCGGCGGCGGCCCGGCCGGCACCAGCACTGCGGCCATCCTGGCGGAGTATGGCCACAAGGTTCTCGTGATCGAGCGGGAGAAATTTCCCCGTTACCATGTGGGCGAGTCGCTGATCCCCTTCACCTTTGGCCCGCTGCACCGCCTGGGGCTGATCCCGACGATGAAGAAGTCACACTTCATGAAGAAGTTCAGCGTGAGCTTTGTGCAGCCGGACGGCCGCCGTTCCCAGCCCTTTTATTTTTACAACCGCTATGACCGCGACACCGTGGCGCAGACCTGGCAGGTGATGCGTTCGGAGTTTGACCACATGCTGATGGACCACGCACGCGGCCGGGGTGCCGAGGTGCGCGAAGAGACGACGGTGACGCAGCTTCTCAAAGACGACAACGGCAAGGTCATCGGCGTGGCCGTGAAGAACAAGGATGGCAGCACGGAGCACCTGCTGGCCAAGCTGGTGATCGACGCCTCCGGCAAGGAGGCCTTTGCCTCAGTGCGTGAAGGCTGGCGCGTGGGAGACCCCTACCTGAACAAGGTGGCGGTGTGGACGTATTACAAGGGATCAAAGCGTGAAGAGGGGATCGATGAAGGTGCGACGACGATCGCGTTCGTGCCGGACAAAGGCTGGTTCTGGCACATCCCCATGCACAATGACATGGTTAGCGTGGGCGTGGTGGCCGAGGGCAAGTATCTCAGCCGTGATGGCGTGCGCGATCCGAAGGCGATGTTTGAGCGCGAGATCGGCGAGAACCAGTGGATCAAAGACCACCTCTCCGCCGGGAGCAGCACGGGGGAATACTGGATCACGAGCGAGTACTCCCGACATTCCAAGTACGGTGCAGCTCCGGGCCTGCTGCTGGTGGGAGATGCCTTTGCGTTTCTGGACCCCGTCTTCAGCAGCGGCGTGATGCTGGCGCTGAAGAGCGGCGTGCTGGCGGGAGACGCGGTGCACGCAGCGCTGGAGGCCAGGGACCTCTCGCCGCAGCGCTTCAGCGAGTACTCAGAGCTGATGCGCCAGGGCATCGACAACATGCGCAAGCTCGTCTATGCCTTCTACGATCCAAATTTCTCCTTCAAGGACGTGGTGATGAAGTATCCCGATGCCGGAGATGAGATCACCGACTGCCTTTCCGGAGACGTGAACAAGGACTACTCCTCCCTGTGGAAGAAGATCCGCGAGTTTGCGCCGATTCCAGATGGGCTGCCGTATGGTGTGCCGATGGCGGCGTGA